CCACAAGGGATTGCCCCAACGATTGCCCCAACGATTGCCCCAACGATTGCCCCAACGATTGCCCGTACAATAGAAAAAATAATATTATGAACAAATATAATCCAAATATTCATCATCGCAGGTCTATCCGATTAAAAGGATACGATTATTCGCAGGCAGGATTGTATTTTATTACCATTTGCATAAAAAATCGTGAATGTTTATTTGGTCAAATTGCCAATGGTGAAATTATACGAAATGATGCAGGGCAAATGGTTGAAAACGAATGGTTAAAATTACCAAAACGATTTAATAATATTGAATTACACGAATACACCGTAATGCCAAATCATTTCCACGCAATATTGGAAATCGCCGTAGGGGCGACCCTTGTGGTCGCCCAAAATGAAACGGTCGCCCAAAATGATATGATTGACGCAACCGAAAAAGGGCAACCACAAGAAAAAGGGCAACCACAAGAAAAAGGGCAACCACAAGAAAAAGGGCAACCACAAGGGATTGCCCATACGGGTAAAACCGTTGGTGATATGGTTGGGGCGTTTGAATCAATTACCACCGTTGAATATATTCGTGGGGTTAAAAATAAAAATTGGCAACGGTTTGATGGCAAATTATGGCAACGGAATTATTGGGAACACATTATCCGTAATGAAAATGAATATAACCGAATTACACAATATATTATTGATAATCCCCTAAAATGGGAAAAGGATAAATTAAATGATGGTGATGGAAATATTGTTATGGAAACAAATGCAGAATATAATTCAGAAATTTGGATGATTTAATATGACAAAAATAACCGAAAATACAATAGAAGAATTTGCCATTGAATTATTAGAGCGTTTGGGCTGCCAATATATCTATGCTCCCGACATTTCTCACGATTCAAGAACTCCTGAACGAAATAGTTATGAAGATGTTTTACTGTTGGGTAGGTTGCGAAACGCAGTCAGCAGAATAAATCCTAAAATTCCAACTGATTCGCAAGAAGAAGCGCTAAAAGAAATTCAACGATTAAATTCTCCTGAACTAATTGCCAATAACGAAAGTTTCCATCGAATGCTAACCGAAGGCATCAAAATTTCTTATCAAAAAGAGGGAAATCAAAGAGGTGATCTGGTTTGGCTGATAGATTTTAAGAATCCCGAAAACAACGATTTTGTTGTAGCAAATCAATTTACGGTTATTGAAAACGGAAAAAACAAACGACCCGATGTAACCCTTTTTGTAAATGGTATTCCGCTAATTGTTATCGATCTAAAAAATCCTACTGATGAAAACGCTACAATAAAATCTGCCTTCAAACAATTGCAAATTTACAAAGCGGTCATTCCAAGCTTGTTTACGTACAACGGTTTTATGATTATTTCCGATGGTTTGGAAGCTCAAGCAGGTTCACTTTCTGCAGGTTTTACGCGCTTTAGTGCTTGGAAAAGTTCAGATGGAGAAGAAAAAGCTTCCAATCTTGTCAGTCAGTTAGAAACTTTGATAAACGGAATGCTGAATAAAGAAACATTATTTGATTTAATCCGTCATTTTGTTGTATTTGAAAAATCCAAGAAAGAGGATATTAAAACAGGAATTTCAACCATTTCCTTCCGTCGGAATCATTCTTTTTGCCGATAAAGATCATCTTGATGTGGAAATTGCTCTCCAAGATATTGATAAACCTATTGGCGTGGCAGAATATAAACTGCTTTTACCCAAAAAACAACTCGAAGAATTTGTTTTGAAAGAAATGAAAACATCTCAACACCGATAAATGGTATAGTCGCTATTTTAATGATAAATTAAGAATAATCGTTGATGGTGATGTTTCAGTGGAAAAAGTTAATTCTTGGAAGAGTAGATATAGCTTGAAAGATAATCAAGTTGTGCATTTGACTGTTTCCTCTTTGGAATATTTATATATATTTGTTTCCGATTTTAGATATAATAAAAGGCGTTTTCCCGCTTTGTGATTTCTCAAGTTCGGAAACCTGGGAAAATTTTAAATAAATTTTATTACCCAATCGTTTTCGAAGTCCCTTCTCTAGATTTTTTTGCGAATTATTGTCGAAATTACTATCCACTACAAGTTTAACGTCAATATTATTTATACTTGTTTGAATCAATTGTGAGCAAACTACCCCTTTTGCATTATCAATAGAGTGAGACATAACTGCTCCCAAAATCCGCCCGTCCGGGGTTTCTATATAATCACACTGTTTTCCTACAATCCGTTTAATAGTGCGAAAATTTCTCCCGCATTTGCATGGTTTTTCATCAATTTCCGGGATGATATTGTCACCGATTTCATAACGAAGAAGCGGCATTGAATAGTTATAAAACGAAGTTCCTGCAAGTTTTGCATTTCCTTCTTCCTTAATAATTTCATGATAGGCAAAATCCTCTATAAGGTGAAGATTTCCAGATTCGCATTCCGATATCATTGCGGAGCATTCATGTAAAGAGAAAAAATCAAAAACTTTGCACTTGTAAGATTCTTCGAGAATTTTCCGTTTCTCAGCCGAAAGAGTTTCACCATAACTTACAATTGATTCCGGGGAATGAATTTCCATTCCGGCATCTTGGGCAAACTTAACCAGCATGAGCAAATCAAAAGGGAATCCCATAAAAAATTTGGGCTTTTTCCGATTTATTTCCTCCACTAAGTGCAAAGCAGAATCTTTGGATAGACGGTTCGAATCAAACCGCAGAATATTATAAAAGGGATTGAATTTATAATCATAATCTGTGAAATAGTAGCTCTGCACGCTCAAAGTTCTCTTTCCGATTTTATAACCCGCCCACGAAAAGCTGCGCAGTAAAGCAGCTATTTTATTTGCCTGCACGGAATTATCCAGGATAAAATGGAGCGGAGTTCCGGTCGAACCGCTTGTAGAATCCCAAGTAACTCCAAATTTGTGAGAATTATCTGCAATAAGTTTTTTGATATTTGTCCGAACGGTTTCTTTATCGAGATAGGGAATCTTGCTCATGTCAATTCTCCCTCGAAATTTTAGGATGTCAAATCCGATTTTCTTGAAAAGTTCCCGATAATAAGGAACGTTTGTGCCGGCATGTCGGATAAGTCTCTTCAGTTTTTCATCCTGAAAGTTTTGGATCTGTTCCCATGTTAGGAACTGACTTTTTTTATAGAAACCATACCTTTTTAAAACACCGAACGGAATTTGAAAAATTGATTTTTCCAAATTTTACTTCCCCTCAATTTTTCGGATAAACTCATGTTTTTCCAAAAGTTGTTTTGCTTTACGCACAAGTGGCGGTCCAACAAAAATCCCGTTTACTACCTTCACAGGTTTATTGTTCCTGCTTGTTTCTTCGGATAATTCTATGATTCGTTTTGCTCTTTTCACTTCTTCGGGATAGGGTGAGTAATATTTATTTGCCAGCTCAATTTCTTTGGGATGCAGAAGAAGTGAGCCTTCAAATCCAAGAATTTTCGTGAGCTGCAATTTCCTCCTTAATTTATCCAAATTATGAACATCAATATTCAGCGTATCAATTGGAATAATTCCAGTTGCCCGAGCTGAATTTGCGATCATCTCTCTAGGAAATTGGAAAGCTTTTTCAGGTTCGTTATGGAAACCTTGTAAATCTGCGAGATAATCTTCACTCCCGAAAGCGATGGCAATTATTCTGGATGAAGCCAGACAAATTTTCATTAAATTCAGAACAGCTGAAGTGGTTTCTATCAGTGGAATCATTTTAAATTTATTTTTGGGGAATCCTTTTTCCATTTCTGCTTGATTTAGAAGACCGCAAAAATATTCAATTCCCTCATCATCATAAATTTTGGGGACGAGAAAACCGAGTAGATTTTCATGCAGCAAATCATAAACTTCCTGCTCCATCAAACCGCTATCAATATCATTCAAACGAACGAAAACCTGTTTATTGTTCAAAACTCCTGAATCAACAATTTTTTTTATTTTCTGTCTGGCAAGTTCTTTATCGGCGTCTGCAACGGAGTCTTCTAAGTCCAGGATGAGTGCATCCGCTTTTGTTTTTGCTGCTTTAACAATCAAGTCCGGCAGATTTCCAGGTACAAAAAGCAAACTTCTTAGGAGATATTTTGTTTTATTCATTTCGATTTTTTTTTGGGAACAAGGATATGGCGTTTCAAACTTAAAACCAATTCCTCTTTTTGATTGTATGCTTTTGTTTCGACAAAAATTATTCCCTGATCAGGTTTTGTGCGTGATTCTCTGATGCTTAAAATTTCTGTTTCCGCTCGAATCGTGTCTCCGATAAAAACCGGAGCAACATGATTAACTTTTTCATAATCCAAGTTTGCAATTGCTTTTCCGCTAATATCTCGGACACTCATCCCCACCGCAAGACTAAGAATATAAGTTCCAACGACCAATATTTTCCGATGGATTTGTTTGGCAGCGTATTCTTTATCAAGGTGAACAGGATGGTGATTCATCGTGAGAAGACAGAAAAGATTATTGTCGCTCTCCGTAATTGCTTTTGCGGGATAATGGCTGTAAAAATCCCCTATGTGGAAATCCTCAAAATATTTTCCGTAATTATTTTGCAATTTTTTCATCAAGCATCCTTATTTTGTGTCTATCCGTAACGTAATTCAAGCGTCTCACTTAAATTATTTGAAAATGAAACGTTGAAGACTTCAAGAGCGATAAATGGGGAATACAACATTTTTGTAAAGATTTTTGACTCTGCACTGTGGCGGGAATCATTAGTGTCAAACTGTTAAGTATAGATTCGACGCAGATAAACGCAGATTAAAATTGATTTTCGCAAGATAAAAATTAATTGTAAAATTAGTTTTATCAGCTACATCAGTGCTTGCTCTGCTTGCCCAATGAAATGCCTTTTTCTTTTATTTATCCCGTGAAATGCCTTTATTTTTTTTTATTTCACTGGGATTTCATCGGGGTGGAATGTTTTTGCATTTATATTCCACTTGGAGTTTTTCTGCGTTGAATCATCCACCAGCTGGTGGAGTCATCGCTCCTCCAAAGTAGCATTTCAAGGGTGGTTCGGGGATTCTCATAGATGCAACATCACGGATGTTGCACTCCAAAATAGCTTCAATGATAGTTCGAGGATTCTCATAGATGCAACATCACCCCAATGAAATGACATATAGAAAGATTTCACAGGGCAAGCAGATGTTGCGCTCCAAAAT
This genomic window from Candidatus Cloacimonadota bacterium contains:
- a CDS encoding MaoC family dehydratase, which translates into the protein MKKLQNNYGKYFEDFHIGDFYSHYPAKAITESDNNLFCLLTMNHHPVHLDKEYAAKQIHRKILVVGTYILSLAVGMSVRDISGKAIANLDYEKVNHVAPVFIGDTIRAETEILSIRESRTKPDQGIIFVETKAYNQKEELVLSLKRHILVPKKKSK
- a CDS encoding CoA ester lyase, yielding MNKTKYLLRSLLFVPGNLPDLIVKAAKTKADALILDLEDSVADADKELARQKIKKIVDSGVLNNKQVFVRLNDIDSGLMEQEVYDLLHENLLGFLVPKIYDDEGIEYFCGLLNQAEMEKGFPKNKFKMIPLIETTSAVLNLMKICLASSRIIAIAFGSEDYLADLQGFHNEPEKAFQFPREMIANSARATGIIPIDTLNIDVHNLDKLRRKLQLTKILGFEGSLLLHPKEIELANKYYSPYPEEVKRAKRIIELSEETSRNNKPVKVVNGIFVGPPLVRKAKQLLEKHEFIRKIEGK
- a CDS encoding transposase, with the protein product MNKYNPNIHHRRSIRLKGYDYSQAGLYFITICIKNRECLFGQIANGEIIRNDAGQMVENEWLKLPKRFNNIELHEYTVMPNHFHAILEIAVGATLVVAQNETVAQNDMIDATEKGQPQEKGQPQEKGQPQEKGQPQGIAHTGKTVGDMVGAFESITTVEYIRGVKNKNWQRFDGKLWQRNYWEHIIRNENEYNRITQYIIDNPLKWEKDKLNDGDGNIVMETNAEYNSEIWMI